The following proteins come from a genomic window of Geothrix edaphica:
- the folE gene encoding GTP cyclohydrolase I: protein MADSPVPSFDRAASEAAVRALLRGLGQDPDAPELEDTPSRVAEFWAERLAGYGVDLGAELKPLPGDLSPVPVILERIPFVSTCEHHLAPFEGHATIGYLPGEGGTVGLSKLVRVVQAYAWRLQVQERMAQQIADALQTHLRPAAWGVDLVAVHTCMAHRGVKTPGVPVRTTLMGGIWRTDPPAPFRG from the coding sequence ATGGCCGATTCCCCCGTCCCGTCCTTCGACCGCGCCGCCTCCGAGGCCGCCGTCCGCGCCCTGCTGCGGGGCCTGGGGCAGGATCCGGATGCGCCGGAGCTGGAGGACACACCCTCGCGGGTGGCGGAGTTCTGGGCCGAGCGGCTGGCGGGCTATGGGGTGGACCTGGGCGCCGAGCTGAAGCCCCTGCCCGGCGACCTCTCGCCCGTGCCGGTCATCCTGGAGCGCATCCCCTTCGTGAGCACCTGCGAGCACCACCTGGCCCCCTTCGAAGGCCACGCCACCATCGGCTACCTGCCCGGGGAAGGCGGCACCGTGGGCCTCAGCAAGCTCGTGCGCGTGGTGCAGGCCTACGCCTGGCGCCTGCAGGTGCAGGAGCGCATGGCCCAGCAGATCGCCGACGCCCTCCAGACCCACCTCCGCCCCGCCGCCTGGGGCGTCGACCTGGTGGCCGTCCACACCTGCATGGCCCACCGCGGCGTGAAGACCCCCGGCGTCCCCGTGCGGACCACGCTGATGGGCGGCATTTGGCGGACCGATCCCCCCGCACCGTTCAGGGGCTGA
- the purM gene encoding phosphoribosylformylglycinamidine cyclo-ligase, translated as MSEKVSYASSGVDINRQDEALKRIKPLVKATKTPGVRSDIGLFGGLYDARFPEAKPILVSSMDGVGTKMKVARRAGIWDTVGQDLVNHCINDILVQGARPLFFLDYIAAQQLEPEVIEQIVKGMATACQAAAAALIGGELAEMPGVYAEGEVDVAGTIVGVVDEADLLPRLDAMAEGDVLIGLPSSGLHTNGYSLARKVCFELEKLDVKDTLPGTDRTVADALLAIHRSYLAPVMPLVKAHKLVAMAHITGGGLTDNIPRVLPKTLDAEIDTASWQIPALFQFLMAKGGLGIDDARQALNLGVGMVLVVKPELAEAVLTQLHEAEEPAWVLGRLVKGAGAVRYR; from the coding sequence ATGAGCGAGAAGGTCAGTTACGCGTCCAGCGGCGTGGACATCAACCGCCAGGACGAGGCCCTGAAGCGCATCAAGCCCCTGGTGAAGGCCACCAAGACCCCCGGCGTCCGCAGCGACATCGGCCTGTTCGGCGGCCTGTACGACGCCCGGTTCCCCGAGGCCAAGCCCATCCTCGTCAGCAGCATGGACGGCGTGGGCACCAAGATGAAGGTGGCCCGGCGGGCCGGCATCTGGGACACGGTGGGCCAGGACCTGGTGAACCACTGCATCAACGACATCCTGGTGCAGGGCGCGCGGCCCCTCTTCTTCCTGGACTACATCGCCGCCCAGCAGCTGGAGCCCGAAGTCATCGAGCAGATCGTGAAGGGCATGGCCACGGCCTGCCAGGCGGCGGCCGCGGCCCTCATCGGCGGCGAGCTGGCGGAGATGCCCGGCGTCTACGCCGAGGGCGAAGTCGACGTGGCCGGCACCATCGTGGGCGTGGTCGATGAAGCCGACCTGCTGCCGCGCCTGGACGCCATGGCCGAGGGCGACGTGCTCATCGGCCTGCCCAGCTCGGGCCTGCACACCAACGGCTACTCCCTGGCCCGCAAGGTCTGCTTCGAGCTGGAGAAGCTCGATGTGAAGGACACCCTGCCCGGTACGGACCGGACGGTGGCCGACGCCCTGCTGGCCATCCACCGCAGCTACCTGGCGCCCGTCATGCCCCTGGTGAAGGCGCACAAGCTGGTGGCCATGGCCCACATCACCGGCGGCGGCCTGACCGACAACATTCCCCGCGTGCTGCCCAAGACGCTGGATGCCGAGATCGACACCGCCAGCTGGCAGATCCCGGCCCTCTTCCAATTCCTCATGGCCAAGGGCGGCCTGGGGATCGACGACGCCCGCCAGGCCCTGAACCTGGGCGTGGGCATGGTGCTGGTGGTGAAGCCCGAGTTGGCCGAAGCCGTGCTCACGCAGCTCCACGAAGCCGAAGAGCCCGCCTGGGTGCTGGGGCGGCTGGTGAAGGGCGCGGGAGCCGTTCGCTACCGCTGA
- the creB gene encoding two-component system response regulator CreB: MNGDILIVEDEAAIADVIAYALRTEGFTPHLCPLGEEALARLRTGVFSLVILDVGLQDLSGFEVCRQLRTFSDVPVIFLTARSDEVDRVLGLEIGGDDYVAKPFSPRELVARVRVILRRLSPRPAETPAAAFEQDAGARRIRYRGQALDLTRYEYLLLGTLLSQPERIFTRSQLMEEVWSGAEESADRTVDTHVKTLRAKLRAIDPEADPIQTHRGVGYSLSVRTLCV, from the coding sequence ATGAACGGGGACATCCTCATCGTGGAAGACGAGGCGGCCATCGCCGATGTCATCGCCTATGCCCTGAGGACCGAAGGCTTCACCCCGCACCTCTGCCCCCTGGGGGAGGAGGCCCTGGCCCGCCTCCGCACCGGGGTCTTCAGCCTGGTGATCCTGGATGTGGGGCTCCAGGATCTGTCGGGCTTTGAGGTCTGCCGCCAGCTGCGGACCTTCTCGGACGTGCCCGTGATTTTCCTCACGGCCCGCAGCGACGAGGTGGACCGGGTCCTGGGCCTGGAGATCGGCGGGGACGACTACGTGGCGAAGCCCTTCAGCCCGAGGGAGCTGGTGGCCCGGGTGCGGGTCATCCTGCGGAGGCTGTCGCCCCGCCCGGCCGAGACGCCCGCCGCCGCCTTCGAGCAGGACGCGGGGGCGCGCCGGATCCGCTACCGGGGGCAGGCACTGGACCTCACGCGGTACGAATACCTGCTGCTGGGCACCCTGCTGTCCCAGCCCGAGCGCATCTTCACCCGCTCCCAGCTCATGGAGGAGGTCTGGAGCGGCGCCGAGGAAAGCGCGGACCGCACCGTGGACACCCACGTGAAGACCCTCCGGGCCAAGCTCCGGGCCATCGATCCCGAGGCCGACCCCATCCAGACCCACCGGGGCGTGGGCTACAGCCTGTCCGTGCGGACCCTATGCGTCTAG
- the creC gene encoding two-component system sensor histidine kinase CreC gives MRLGVRVLLAFFLIVALAAYLLLSTFLQEVKPGVKQGMEVALVDTANLLAELAAPELRAGTLAEGRFAEAVGAYRERNPQARIFGVAKRRSEFRVYVTDERGRVVFDSDGTPPGTDYSRWNDVQRTLQGAYGARTTRTDPADETTSTMHVAAPVLWEGRLIGTLTVAAPSASVIPYAQASRRKVMRAGLILLGACLLVGAGISWSLTRAIGRLRVYAREVAEGRRATMPPVGGGELADLGAALETMRSKLEDRAYVERYLATLTHEMKSPLAAIRGAAELLDEDMPEADRRRFAAHIREQEARLRQLLDRMLDQAAIEQRQTLQDPQLLDLGSLARRVAESKAVGLARRGLELRIDLPEVRLRGEAFLLEQAVSNLLDNAMAFSPEGGTIRLEGRMEDGRCRLSVRDEGPGVPAFALPRVFEPFYSVAAPSGRKGTGLGLSFVKEVATLHGGAAGLENHPGGGAEAWLSLPLA, from the coding sequence ATGCGTCTAGGCGTCCGGGTCCTCCTGGCCTTCTTCCTCATCGTGGCGCTGGCGGCCTACCTGCTGCTGAGCACCTTCCTCCAGGAGGTGAAGCCCGGGGTGAAGCAGGGCATGGAGGTGGCGCTCGTGGACACGGCCAACCTCCTGGCGGAGCTGGCGGCCCCCGAGCTGCGCGCGGGCACGCTGGCGGAGGGCCGCTTCGCCGAGGCGGTGGGGGCCTACCGGGAACGGAATCCCCAGGCGCGGATCTTCGGCGTGGCCAAGCGCCGCTCCGAGTTCCGGGTCTACGTGACGGACGAGCGGGGGCGGGTGGTCTTCGATTCCGACGGCACCCCGCCGGGCACGGACTACTCGCGCTGGAACGACGTGCAGCGCACCCTGCAGGGCGCCTACGGGGCCCGCACCACCCGGACGGATCCCGCGGACGAGACCACCTCGACCATGCACGTGGCGGCGCCGGTCCTGTGGGAGGGCCGGCTCATCGGTACGCTCACGGTGGCCGCGCCCAGCGCCAGCGTGATCCCCTACGCCCAGGCCAGCCGCCGGAAGGTCATGCGGGCGGGGCTCATCCTCCTGGGCGCCTGCCTCCTGGTGGGGGCGGGCATCTCCTGGAGCCTCACCCGCGCCATCGGGCGCCTGCGGGTCTATGCGCGGGAGGTGGCCGAAGGTCGGCGGGCCACCATGCCCCCGGTGGGCGGCGGCGAGCTGGCGGACCTGGGCGCGGCCCTGGAGACCATGCGCTCGAAGCTGGAGGACCGGGCCTACGTGGAGCGCTACCTCGCCACGCTGACCCACGAGATGAAGAGCCCGCTGGCGGCCATCCGGGGCGCCGCCGAGCTGCTGGACGAGGACATGCCGGAAGCGGACCGCCGTCGCTTCGCGGCCCACATCCGGGAACAGGAGGCGCGGCTGCGGCAGCTGCTGGACCGCATGCTGGACCAGGCCGCCATCGAGCAGCGTCAGACCCTGCAGGACCCGCAGCTCCTGGACCTGGGGAGCCTGGCGCGGCGGGTGGCCGAATCGAAGGCGGTGGGCCTGGCGCGGCGGGGCCTCGAGCTGCGCATCGACCTGCCGGAGGTTCGCCTGCGCGGCGAGGCCTTCCTCCTGGAGCAGGCGGTCTCGAACCTCCTGGACAACGCCATGGCCTTCTCCCCGGAGGGAGGCACCATCCGCTTGGAGGGCCGCATGGAAGATGGTCGCTGCCGCCTGTCGGTGCGGGACGAGGGCCCCGGTGTGCCGGCCTTCGCCCTGCCGCGGGTCTTCGAGCCCTTCTACTCCGTGGCGGCGCCCTCGGGCCGGAAGGGCACGGGCCTGGGCCTCAGCTTCGTGAAGGAGGTGGCCACCCTGCATGGCGGCGCGGCGGGCCTGGAAAACCATCCCGGCGGCGGCGCCGAGGCCTGGCTGTCGCTGCCGCTGGCCTGA
- the creD gene encoding cell envelope integrity protein CreD produces the protein MRNPLLMKSLTVAGLALLLLIPLALVQGLVEGRNARQIQAANDIARLNAGRQQLTGPLLVARYEEQVVTEAKNKTTGETVSRVSWVGKYQVIVPKSLEVTAQARVDTRNRGLFKAHAYDLDTQAKGRFSIPRGLGLGPSRTIRPGRATLLLGLTDLRGLRERPVLHWAGRAMDWQPGGQEGILDAAVHVDLGALSDLEGRDWDFEMPLALRGSQAFSVAPVAEFTRVTLTSPWPSPSFQGRFSARHNLSPQGFTATWEVFHLARSLGKILEGKGDSEECFGVAFLEPVNVYLQTERATKYGFLFVGLVFAAFFFVEVLRRLPIHPLQYLLVGLSLAIFFLLLLSLSEHIPFGWAYLASCLASLGLLGIYLVHVLRSARQGLGFTGGLALIFALLYGLLLYEDSALLMGSAVLFLGLAAVMIGTRKVDWYALSQSGGPAAIPGDGK, from the coding sequence ATGCGGAATCCGCTGTTGATGAAGAGCCTCACCGTGGCGGGGCTGGCCCTGCTGCTGCTCATCCCCCTGGCCCTGGTGCAGGGGCTGGTGGAGGGCCGGAACGCGCGCCAGATCCAGGCGGCGAACGACATCGCGCGGCTCAACGCCGGGCGCCAGCAGCTCACGGGGCCCCTGCTCGTGGCCCGGTACGAGGAGCAGGTCGTCACCGAAGCGAAGAACAAGACCACGGGCGAAACCGTGTCCCGGGTCTCCTGGGTCGGCAAGTACCAGGTGATCGTGCCCAAGAGCCTGGAAGTGACGGCCCAGGCCCGGGTGGACACCCGGAACCGCGGCCTGTTCAAGGCCCACGCCTACGATCTGGACACCCAGGCCAAGGGGCGCTTCTCCATCCCCCGGGGCCTGGGCCTGGGTCCCTCCCGCACCATCCGCCCTGGGCGGGCCACCCTCCTGCTGGGCCTGACGGACCTGCGCGGCCTCCGGGAACGCCCTGTCCTCCACTGGGCCGGCAGGGCGATGGATTGGCAGCCCGGGGGCCAGGAGGGCATCCTGGACGCCGCCGTGCATGTGGATCTGGGTGCCCTCTCCGACCTGGAAGGGAGGGACTGGGACTTCGAGATGCCCCTGGCCCTCCGGGGCTCCCAGGCCTTCTCGGTGGCCCCCGTGGCCGAGTTCACGCGGGTGACGCTGACTTCCCCCTGGCCGTCGCCCAGCTTCCAGGGCCGCTTCTCGGCGCGGCACAACCTGTCGCCCCAGGGGTTCACGGCCACCTGGGAGGTGTTCCACCTCGCCCGCAGCCTGGGCAAGATCCTCGAAGGCAAGGGGGACTCCGAGGAGTGCTTCGGCGTGGCCTTCCTGGAGCCCGTGAACGTCTACCTCCAGACCGAACGGGCCACGAAGTACGGATTCCTGTTCGTGGGCCTGGTGTTCGCGGCCTTCTTCTTCGTGGAGGTGCTTCGCCGGCTGCCCATCCACCCCCTGCAGTACCTGCTGGTGGGCCTGTCCCTGGCGATCTTCTTCCTCCTGCTCCTGAGCCTGTCCGAGCACATCCCCTTCGGCTGGGCCTACCTGGCCTCCTGCCTCGCCAGCCTGGGCCTGCTGGGGATCTACCTGGTGCATGTGCTGCGCAGCGCGCGGCAGGGCCTGGGCTTCACCGGGGGCCTGGCCCTCATCTTCGCCCTCCTCTACGGCCTGCTGCTGTATGAGGACAGCGCCCTCCTGATGGGTTCCGCCGTGCTGTTCCTGGGGCTGGCGGCGGTCATGATCGGCACCCGCAAAGTGGACTGGTATGCGCTGAGCCAATCTGGCGGTCCCGCCGCGATACCCGGGGATGGGAAGTAG
- a CDS encoding acyltransferase family protein, with protein sequence MDRPASTRFGGLDPLRGILALCVAVYHLGVWFNLSESGGGANIAMARLGNYSVSAFFVLSGFVLFRTTPWSRVRKEGPGHFWLRRFLRLAPVFYLVCALNLVFRLGMGPGPSLRYILENLTLTFGAIHPNHALVTGGWYVGLVALLYFAYPLLAWLREQAGPRGGLVFLAALAVGLWAWSLPSTLHGVMEQPLWNRFHTYVLAPNQVFLLAWGALLAGLHGATERRLEPKLALLLALPLVWFLIKPTPQFFDHLAALTGWHRYGYLLAVTGLVALAAFMRDAEPGWIGRRLARLGAWSYGIYLLHPFTMKLVAPQASGFLGFSLALGLAILAAWAVHRWIEEPMGKLGRG encoded by the coding sequence ATGGATCGCCCTGCTTCCACGCGTTTTGGTGGCCTGGATCCCCTCCGCGGGATCCTGGCCCTGTGCGTGGCGGTGTACCACCTGGGCGTGTGGTTCAACCTCTCGGAGTCGGGTGGCGGCGCGAACATCGCCATGGCGCGCCTGGGCAACTACAGCGTGTCGGCCTTCTTCGTTCTGAGCGGCTTCGTGCTGTTCCGCACCACGCCCTGGAGCCGCGTTCGGAAAGAGGGGCCGGGCCACTTCTGGCTCCGCCGCTTCCTGCGGCTGGCGCCGGTGTTCTACCTCGTCTGCGCCCTGAACCTGGTCTTCCGCCTGGGCATGGGGCCGGGGCCCTCGCTCCGCTACATCCTGGAGAACCTGACCCTCACCTTCGGCGCCATCCACCCCAACCACGCCCTGGTGACCGGGGGCTGGTACGTGGGGCTGGTGGCCCTGCTCTACTTCGCCTACCCGCTGCTGGCCTGGCTGCGGGAGCAGGCCGGTCCCCGCGGCGGGCTGGTCTTCCTGGCCGCGCTCGCCGTGGGCCTGTGGGCCTGGAGCCTGCCCTCCACCCTGCACGGCGTGATGGAACAGCCCCTGTGGAACCGCTTCCACACCTACGTGCTGGCGCCCAACCAGGTGTTCCTCCTGGCCTGGGGTGCCCTGCTGGCGGGCCTTCACGGGGCCACGGAGCGGCGGCTGGAGCCCAAGCTGGCCCTGCTGCTGGCGCTGCCGCTGGTCTGGTTCCTGATCAAGCCCACGCCCCAGTTCTTCGACCACCTGGCGGCCCTCACGGGCTGGCACCGCTACGGCTACCTGCTGGCGGTGACGGGCCTGGTGGCCCTGGCGGCCTTCATGCGGGACGCGGAGCCCGGCTGGATCGGCCGGCGGCTCGCGCGCCTGGGCGCCTGGAGCTACGGCATCTACCTGCTGCACCCCTTCACCATGAAGCTGGTGGCGCCGCAGGCCTCGGGCTTCCTGGGCTTCAGCCTGGCCCTGGGCCTGGCCATCCTCGCCGCCTGGGCCGTGCATCGCTGGATCGAGGAGCCCATGGGGAAGCTGGGGCGGGGCTGA
- a CDS encoding ATP-binding protein, with amino-acid sequence MDRALGDTPVVFLAGARQTGKSTLVRCLGPESGYRTLDDLGVLAAAQADPEGFIGTLGDRTILDEVQRAPDLLLPIKASVDRDRRPGRFILTGSANVLALPKVADSLAGRMEVLTLWPLAQAELDAHPPGFVDACFSGHPERLQISGITRGELFRRIATGGYPEAVARKASRDRARWFDAYLDTLIQRDVRDLAAIEGLAQLPRLLQTVAARSGSPLNVADLGRTLGLGQVTLRRYLTLFQTLFLLVELPPWFENLGKRLAKTPKMYLNDAGLLGHLLGVDLEALQDAPTLGAMVETFAVMELVKSAPWSETRPALFHVRTSAGQEVDVVLEDRRRRLVGIEVKASATVGASDFKGLRLFQELTGERFTCGVVLYTGREILPFGPGLWALPLQALWAE; translated from the coding sequence ATGGATCGGGCCCTGGGGGACACCCCGGTGGTCTTCCTGGCGGGCGCCCGTCAGACCGGGAAAAGCACCCTGGTGCGGTGCCTCGGCCCTGAGTCGGGTTACCGGACGCTCGACGACCTCGGGGTCCTGGCCGCCGCCCAGGCAGACCCAGAGGGCTTCATCGGCACCCTGGGAGACCGCACCATCCTCGACGAAGTGCAACGGGCGCCGGACCTGCTCCTGCCCATCAAGGCCTCGGTGGACCGGGACCGCCGCCCCGGGCGGTTCATCCTCACGGGCTCCGCCAATGTCCTGGCCCTCCCGAAGGTGGCGGACAGCCTGGCGGGCCGCATGGAAGTCCTCACCCTCTGGCCCCTGGCCCAGGCAGAGCTGGACGCCCACCCTCCGGGCTTCGTGGATGCGTGCTTCAGCGGCCATCCGGAACGGCTCCAGATTTCCGGGATCACCCGGGGGGAGTTGTTCCGTCGGATCGCGACCGGGGGCTACCCCGAGGCGGTGGCCCGGAAGGCCTCCCGCGACCGCGCCCGCTGGTTCGACGCCTACCTGGACACCCTGATCCAGCGCGATGTCCGGGACCTCGCCGCCATCGAAGGCCTGGCTCAGCTGCCCCGCCTCCTCCAGACCGTGGCCGCCCGGAGCGGCAGTCCACTCAATGTCGCGGACCTCGGACGCACCTTGGGCCTCGGCCAAGTCACCCTCCGGCGCTACCTCACCCTGTTCCAGACCCTCTTCCTGCTCGTGGAGTTGCCCCCCTGGTTCGAGAACCTCGGCAAGCGGCTGGCCAAGACCCCCAAGATGTATCTCAACGACGCGGGCCTCCTGGGGCACCTTCTGGGCGTGGACCTCGAGGCTCTGCAGGATGCCCCGACCCTCGGGGCCATGGTCGAGACCTTCGCCGTCATGGAACTCGTCAAGAGCGCCCCCTGGTCCGAGACCCGGCCCGCCCTCTTCCATGTCCGCACCAGCGCGGGACAGGAGGTCGACGTGGTCCTCGAGGATCGGCGGCGCCGGCTAGTGGGCATTGAGGTGAAGGCCTCGGCCACCGTGGGAGCTTCGGATTTCAAGGGGCTCCGCCTGTTCCAGGAGCTCACCGGCGAGCGCTTCACCTGCGGCGTGGTGCTGTACACCGGCCGCGAGATCCTCCCCTTCGGCCCGGGTCTGTGGGCCCTGCCCCTGCAGGCGCTGTGGGCGGAATGA
- a CDS encoding helix-turn-helix domain-containing protein → MPSAAPSKPAARLGAKIRLLRRQEGLSQVQLAESLGISPSYLNLIEGNKRPLTAPLLIRLAQQFKLDLKALAPEEDQRLSDDLMEAFGDPLFEALGLQAQDVRELVQNNPQLARGVFELYRAYQHSQDSLDTLAGKLSDGQGFDPEATRLPSEEVGDFIQQAMNHFPELEAAAEELWTSAGLDADQPYPALAAAFDARGVQIRVHRVSEGPGLLRRYDPDRRTLSLSELLPQRSRTFQLAHQLALLDHGDLLDHLASHPLLRTPASRALARVALANYFAGAVLMPYERFLRAARAERYDIEILARRFQTSFEQVCHRLTTLRRPGAEGVPFHFLRIDIAGNISKSFSASGIRFARFSGACPRWNAHAAFLTPGLIRTQLSEMPDGRKYFCIARTIQKDTGGYRGQHAIQALGLGCEMGHAKELIYADSLRLDQPPVPVGVTCRLCERTDCEQRAFPPMQQAFKVEENLRRTSFYARIGTGA, encoded by the coding sequence ATGCCCTCCGCCGCCCCCAGCAAGCCCGCCGCCCGCCTCGGGGCCAAGATCCGCCTCCTCCGCCGCCAGGAGGGGCTGAGCCAGGTCCAGCTGGCCGAGTCCCTGGGTATCAGCCCCAGCTACCTGAACCTCATCGAGGGGAACAAGCGGCCCCTCACGGCGCCCCTGCTCATCCGGCTGGCCCAGCAGTTCAAGCTCGACCTCAAGGCCCTGGCCCCGGAGGAGGATCAGCGCCTGTCCGACGACCTCATGGAGGCCTTCGGCGATCCCCTGTTCGAGGCCCTGGGACTCCAGGCCCAGGATGTGCGGGAGCTGGTGCAGAACAACCCCCAGCTGGCCCGGGGCGTGTTCGAGTTGTACCGGGCCTACCAGCACAGCCAGGACAGCCTGGACACCCTGGCCGGCAAGCTCAGCGACGGGCAGGGCTTCGATCCCGAGGCCACGCGCCTGCCCTCGGAGGAGGTCGGCGACTTCATCCAGCAGGCCATGAACCACTTCCCGGAGCTGGAGGCCGCGGCCGAGGAGCTCTGGACCAGCGCCGGCCTGGACGCGGACCAGCCCTACCCGGCCCTGGCCGCGGCTTTCGACGCCCGGGGTGTGCAGATCCGCGTCCATCGCGTGTCCGAGGGCCCCGGCCTGCTGCGCCGCTACGACCCCGACCGCCGCACCCTCAGCCTCTCCGAGCTGCTGCCCCAGCGCAGCCGCACCTTCCAGCTGGCCCATCAGCTGGCCCTGCTGGATCACGGCGACCTCCTGGACCACCTGGCCTCCCACCCTCTCCTGCGTACGCCCGCCTCCCGCGCCCTGGCCCGGGTGGCCCTGGCCAACTACTTCGCCGGCGCCGTGCTGATGCCCTACGAGCGGTTCCTGCGGGCGGCCCGGGCCGAGCGCTACGACATCGAGATCCTGGCCCGCCGCTTCCAGACCAGCTTCGAGCAGGTCTGCCACCGGCTCACCACCCTGCGCCGGCCGGGCGCCGAAGGCGTGCCCTTCCACTTCCTGCGCATCGACATCGCCGGGAACATCTCCAAGAGCTTCTCCGCCTCGGGCATCCGCTTCGCCCGCTTCTCCGGCGCCTGCCCGCGCTGGAACGCCCACGCGGCCTTCCTCACGCCGGGCCTCATCCGCACCCAGCTCAGCGAGATGCCCGACGGCCGCAAGTACTTCTGCATCGCCCGCACCATCCAGAAGGACACCGGCGGCTACCGGGGCCAGCATGCCATTCAGGCCCTGGGCCTGGGCTGCGAGATGGGCCACGCCAAGGAGCTGATCTACGCCGACAGCCTGCGCCTGGACCAGCCGCCGGTCCCCGTGGGCGTCACCTGCCGCCTCTGCGAGCGCACGGACTGCGAGCAGCGCGCCTTCCCGCCCATGCAGCAGGCCTTCAAGGTCGAGGAGAACCTCCGCCGCACCAGCTTCTACGCCCGGATCGGGACCGGTGCGTAG
- the aceA gene encoding isocitrate lyase, with the protein MTPRFPIPFIEDDFSALRWEGINRPYGSETVKKLRGSVRIEYTLAQLGARKLWKLLQNDEPTRALGALSGGQAVQMAKAGLKAIYCSGWQVAADANLSGQTYPDQSLYPANSVPALVKRLNGALQRADQVEHGEGGVSRDWFLPIVADAEAGFGGPLNAYELMKGMIEAGASGVHFEDQLSSEKKCGHLGGKVLIPTGHFIRTLVAARLAADVMDTPTLIIARTDADSARLITSDIDERDRPFLTGERTPEGFHRITGGVQMAIARAKAYAPYADLIWCETSTPDLKEAREFAEGVHAQFPGKLLAYNCSPSFNWKKKLSDDEIAAFQKELNALGYKFQFITLAGFHSLNHGMFELASAYRTEHMTAYARLQEAEFAAEERGYTATRHQREVGTGYFDEVAQAISGGLASTLALAGSTEAQQFH; encoded by the coding sequence ATGACCCCCCGCTTCCCCATCCCCTTCATCGAGGACGACTTCTCCGCCCTGCGCTGGGAGGGCATCAACCGGCCCTACGGCTCCGAGACCGTGAAGAAGCTCCGCGGCAGTGTCCGCATCGAGTACACCCTGGCCCAGCTGGGGGCCCGCAAGCTCTGGAAGCTGCTCCAGAACGACGAGCCCACCCGGGCCCTGGGCGCCCTCAGTGGCGGACAGGCGGTCCAGATGGCCAAGGCCGGCCTCAAGGCCATCTACTGCTCGGGCTGGCAGGTGGCGGCGGACGCCAACCTGTCGGGCCAGACCTACCCCGACCAGAGCCTCTACCCCGCCAACTCGGTGCCCGCCCTGGTGAAGCGCCTCAACGGGGCCCTCCAGCGGGCGGACCAGGTGGAGCACGGCGAGGGCGGCGTGAGCCGGGACTGGTTCCTGCCCATCGTGGCGGATGCCGAGGCGGGCTTCGGCGGCCCCCTCAACGCCTACGAGCTCATGAAGGGCATGATCGAGGCCGGCGCCTCCGGCGTCCACTTCGAGGACCAGCTCTCCAGCGAGAAGAAGTGCGGCCACCTGGGCGGCAAGGTCCTCATTCCCACGGGCCACTTCATCCGCACCCTGGTGGCGGCCCGCCTGGCGGCGGACGTCATGGACACGCCCACCCTCATCATCGCCCGCACGGACGCCGACTCGGCGCGCCTCATCACCTCCGACATCGACGAGCGCGACCGGCCCTTCCTCACGGGGGAGCGCACGCCCGAGGGCTTCCACCGCATCACCGGTGGCGTCCAGATGGCCATCGCCCGCGCCAAGGCCTACGCCCCCTACGCGGACCTCATCTGGTGCGAGACCTCCACGCCGGACCTGAAGGAGGCCCGCGAGTTCGCCGAGGGCGTCCACGCCCAGTTCCCCGGCAAGCTGCTGGCCTACAACTGCTCGCCCTCCTTCAACTGGAAGAAGAAGCTCTCGGATGACGAGATCGCCGCCTTCCAGAAGGAACTGAACGCCCTGGGCTACAAGTTCCAGTTCATCACCCTGGCGGGCTTCCACAGCCTGAACCACGGCATGTTCGAGCTGGCCAGCGCCTACCGCACGGAGCACATGACCGCCTACGCCCGGCTGCAGGAGGCCGAGTTCGCCGCCGAGGAGCGCGGCTACACGGCCACCAGGCACCAGCGCGAAGTGGGCACGGGCTACTTCGACGAGGTGGCCCAGGCCATCAGCGGCGGCCTGGCCTCCACCCTGGCCCTGGCGGGTTCCACCGAGGCCCAGCAGTTCCATTGA